DNA sequence from the Amycolatopsis sp. Hca4 genome:
TGTCCGGCCGCGTGGACGTGGTCGGGGACCCGGGCGCGCTGGTGGCGCGGCGGTTCGCGGAGCGGGGGAGCCCGGCGGCCACGCTGGACGCCGAAGCCCTGCTCGGCGGCTGCACCCCGCCGCGTTCGCTCCGCGCCGGTGGTCCGGACCGGCGGTCTTGACCTTCGATTCCGCGAATATCGAGCCCCGCGAAACGTGAATTGGCGGGAAATGGATTTCCCGTGCGCTCCGCTGTCGTGTTACTCCGTTCAGTGGCCGTCGAAAAGGTTGCGATCGCGCTACGATCCTCTCCGCGCGCGATCATCACCACCACTCGGCACCGTGGCCCATTTGGAGGAGCGTCATGCTCGGTATGTCGGTCGTAGGCGCAATGATTCTGTCCACCCTCGTCGCCCCCGTCGATTCTCCGGCGGCCTCGGTGCCGTCCGAAAGAATCACGCTCGACATCAAGACGATCAACGGCTCGGGCTGCCCGGCCGGCACGGCCACCGCCTCGGCCGACGTCGCCTCCGACAACACCTCGTTCACGGTGCACTACACGAACTTCACCGCGCGGGCCGGCGGTGGCGCGCCCGCGCTCGACGCGCGCAAGAACTGCCAGATCAACGTGCTCGTCCATGTGCCACAAGGGTTCACGTATGCGATCGCGGAAGCGGAGTACCGCGGCTTCGCCCACCTCGAGAGCGGGGCGAGCGCCCTCGAGCAGGCCAACTACTACTTCGCCGGGAC
Encoded proteins:
- a CDS encoding DUF4360 domain-containing protein; amino-acid sequence: MLGMSVVGAMILSTLVAPVDSPAASVPSERITLDIKTINGSGCPAGTATASADVASDNTSFTVHYTNFTARAGGGAPALDARKNCQINVLVHVPQGFTYAIAEAEYRGFAHLESGASALEQANYYFAGTAPTARVRHTFPGPFHGVWRAGDVTEVAELVFAPCGESRNLNINAELRADAGSSAGSSFIEMDSEHANVDTIYHFAWKTC